One window from the genome of Nomascus leucogenys isolate Asia chromosome 12, Asia_NLE_v1, whole genome shotgun sequence encodes:
- the ITLN2 gene encoding LOW QUALITY PROTEIN: intelectin-2 (The sequence of the model RefSeq protein was modified relative to this genomic sequence to represent the inferred CDS: substituted 1 base at 1 genomic stop codon) yields MLSMLRTMTRLCFLLFFSVATSGCSAAAASSLEMLSREFETCAFSFSSLPRSCKEIKECCHSAGDGLYFLRTKNGLVYQTFYDMTSGGGGWTLVASVHENDMRGKCTVGDRWSSQQGNKADYPEGDGNWANYNTFGSAEAAMSDDYKNPSYXDIQAKDLGIWHVPNKSPMQHWRNSALLRYHTNTGFLQTLGHNLFGIYQKYPVKYGSGKCWNDNGPAISVVYDFGDAKKTASYYSLYGQREFVAGFVQFRVFNKERAANALCAGIRVTGCNTEHQCIGGGGFFPQGNPRQCGDFSAFDWDGYGAHIKSSCSREITEAAVLLFYRRDSSAVPGQEPIFQPQLFGDGKTGILTRRRGD; encoded by the exons ATGCTGTCCATGTTG AGGACAATGACCAGACTCTGCTTCCTGTTATTCTTCTCTGTGGCCACCAGTGGGTGCAGTGC AGCAGCAGCCTCTTCTCTTGAGATGCTCTCGAGGGAGTTCGAAACCTgtgccttctccttttcttccctgcCTAGAAGCTGCAAAGAAATCAAGGAATGCTGCCATAGTGCAGGTG ATGGCCTGTATTTTCTCCGCACCAAGAATGGTCTTGTCTACCAGACCTTCTATGACATGACCTCTGGGGGTGGCGGCTGGACCCTGGTGGCCAGCGTGCACGAGAATGATATGCGTGGAAAGTGCACGGTGGGCGATCGCTGGTCCAGTCAGCAGGGCAACAAAGCAGACTACCCAGAGGGGGACGGCAACTGGGCCAACTACAACACCTTTGGATCTGCAGAGGCGGCCATGAGCGATGACTACAAG AACCCCAGCTACTAGGACATCCAGGCCAAGGACCTGGGCATCTGGCATGTGCCCAACAAGTCCCCCATGCAGCATTGGAGAAACAGTGCCCTGCTGAGGTACCACACCAACACTGGCTTCCTCCAGACACTGGGACATAATCTGTTTGGCATCTACCAG AAATACCCAGTGAAATACGGGTCAGGGAAATGTTGGAATGACAATGGCCCAGCCATATCTGTGGTCTATGACTTTGGTGATGCTAAGAAGACTGCATCTTATTACTCACTATATGGTCAAC GGGAATTTGTTGCAGGATTTGTTCAGTTCCGGGTGTTTAATAAGGAGAGAGCAGCCAACGCCCTTTGTGCTGGGATAAGAGTTACTGGCTGTAACACTGAGCAT CAATGCATCGGTGGAGGAGGGTTCTTCCCACAGGGCAATCCCCGTCAGTGTGGGGACTTCTCCGCCTTTGACTGGGATGGATATGGAGCTCATATTAAGAGCAGCTGCAGTCGGGAGATAACGGAAGCAGCTGTACTCTTGTTCTATAGACGAGACAGCTCTGCGGTGCCAGGGCAAGAACCCATCTTCCAACCCCAGCTATTTGGAGACGGAAAAACTGGAATTCTAACAAGGAGGAGAGGAGACTAA